The following proteins are encoded in a genomic region of Sorangiineae bacterium MSr12523:
- a CDS encoding Nif3-like dinuclear metal center hexameric protein produces MHVRDVVAVLEGIAPTRFAEPWDNVGLLLGDPSASVSRVLLAIDCTEAVADEARARGAELIVAYHPPIFQPLKRVTAPGLVFSAIRDGLAIFSPHTALDVAPGGTNDVLGDVVGLVTRAPLRTQPPKGGEPLPPGFGMGRIGDVEPTTRAALIERIKSGLGVSHALVAGPTAGDVRRVAVCAGSCGDLYRDALAAGADVFLTGELRHHDALAAAAAGMTVVCALHSNSERVALEALAQRLRGSAIIVDRSERDRDPFAIL; encoded by the coding sequence ATGCACGTGCGCGACGTCGTAGCCGTTCTCGAAGGGATCGCCCCGACTCGGTTTGCCGAGCCCTGGGACAACGTGGGACTTCTCCTCGGCGATCCCAGCGCCTCGGTGTCGCGCGTGCTTCTTGCCATCGATTGCACGGAAGCGGTCGCCGACGAAGCGCGTGCCCGCGGTGCAGAGCTGATCGTGGCGTACCACCCGCCGATTTTTCAGCCGCTCAAGCGCGTGACGGCGCCGGGGCTCGTGTTCTCGGCCATCCGCGATGGTCTCGCGATCTTCAGTCCGCATACGGCGCTGGACGTTGCACCGGGCGGAACGAACGACGTGCTCGGCGATGTGGTGGGCCTCGTGACGCGTGCTCCTTTGCGCACGCAGCCGCCGAAGGGTGGCGAACCGTTGCCGCCGGGATTCGGGATGGGCCGCATCGGCGACGTGGAGCCCACCACGCGCGCCGCGCTGATCGAGCGCATCAAATCGGGGCTCGGCGTCTCGCACGCGCTCGTCGCGGGCCCGACGGCAGGCGACGTGCGGCGCGTGGCCGTGTGCGCGGGCTCGTGCGGCGACTTGTACCGCGATGCCTTGGCCGCCGGTGCGGATGTCTTCCTCACCGGCGAGCTTCGGCACCACGATGCCCTCGCCGCGGCGGCGGCCGGGATGACCGTGGTGTGCGCGCTCCACTCGAACAGCGAGCGTGTCGCGCTCGAGGCACTGGCCCAACGACTCCGAGGTTCGGCAATCATCGTGGACCGGAGCGAACGCGATCGCGACCCCTTCGCGATTTTGTGA
- a CDS encoding cation:dicarboxylase symporter family transporter — protein MLFSPFAQVVALALLGILFGAIWPNFGAALKPLGDAFIRAIKMVISPLVFCVVVTGIAKAGDLKSVGRIGLKALVYFEVVTSAALLLGLLMANIARPGSGLHIDPATLDSAAVAKKTGGAALPGMGGFLLHVIPESAVGAFAENQLLQVLLFAVVFGCALVHVGQDKAPLVLAFVEQAGEVIFRVVGYVMRLAPIAVFGSMAYLIGQYGLSSLATYAKLIAACYAAAALFCGVLALILRTFAGVSLWRFLKYTRAEFMLAIGTASSESVMPRMMDKLRACGCHPAAVGLVLPTGYSFNLDGASIYLSLATLFMAQAVGVQLSLGQQLTVLFVLMLTSKGMAGIPGSAFLALSATASAVGVIPVGAVALMLGADRIMDTMRVVTNLLGNCVATFVVARWENALDLEQARRVLR, from the coding sequence TTGCTCTTCTCGCCATTTGCGCAGGTCGTCGCTCTTGCACTGCTCGGGATTCTTTTTGGGGCTATTTGGCCAAATTTCGGCGCAGCCCTGAAGCCGCTCGGCGATGCCTTCATCCGCGCGATCAAGATGGTCATCTCGCCGCTGGTCTTCTGCGTCGTGGTCACCGGCATTGCCAAGGCGGGCGATCTCAAGTCGGTGGGACGCATCGGGCTGAAGGCGCTCGTCTACTTCGAGGTGGTGACGTCGGCGGCGCTGCTTCTCGGGCTGCTGATGGCCAACATCGCGCGTCCTGGTTCGGGTTTGCACATCGACCCGGCGACGCTCGATTCCGCTGCGGTCGCAAAAAAGACGGGCGGGGCCGCATTGCCGGGGATGGGCGGCTTCTTGCTGCACGTGATTCCCGAGAGCGCCGTCGGTGCCTTCGCCGAGAACCAGCTGCTGCAGGTGCTGCTCTTCGCGGTGGTCTTCGGATGTGCGTTGGTGCACGTGGGGCAAGACAAGGCTCCGCTGGTGCTGGCATTCGTGGAGCAAGCCGGCGAGGTGATCTTTCGCGTGGTGGGCTACGTGATGCGCCTCGCGCCCATCGCGGTCTTCGGCTCGATGGCCTACCTGATTGGCCAGTATGGACTGTCGTCACTGGCCACGTACGCCAAGCTGATCGCGGCGTGTTACGCGGCCGCGGCGCTCTTCTGCGGGGTGCTCGCGCTCATTTTGCGAACCTTCGCGGGCGTGAGCCTATGGCGCTTCCTGAAGTACACGCGCGCGGAGTTCATGCTGGCCATCGGTACCGCTTCGAGCGAATCGGTGATGCCGCGCATGATGGACAAACTGCGCGCGTGCGGCTGTCACCCGGCGGCCGTCGGACTGGTGCTGCCCACGGGGTATTCGTTCAATCTGGACGGCGCCTCGATCTACCTGTCACTGGCCACGCTCTTCATGGCCCAAGCGGTGGGGGTCCAGCTCAGCCTTGGCCAGCAGCTCACGGTGCTCTTCGTATTGATGCTCACGTCCAAGGGCATGGCCGGCATCCCCGGCTCCGCGTTCCTGGCGTTGTCCGCCACCGCCTCTGCCGTGGGCGTCATCCCCGTGGGCGCCGTCGCCTTGATGCTCGGCGCCGACCGCATCATGGACACCATGCGCGTCGTCACGAACCTCCTCGGAAACTGCGTGGCCACCTTCGTGGTTGCGCGGTGGGAAAACGCGCTGGATCTGGAGCAGGCGCGGCGGGTGCTGCGCTGA
- a CDS encoding zinc metallopeptidase, with protein MRWDEDHESRDVIDRRGEDDGGGGGRGPGLLGLLPLLGPLLRSPIGWLILLGIGGYYVVTQLGLLGGGGSRAVHSDRAPAAAQGDPQKELVSFVSFVLDDAQDTWTKEFAERKERYQRAKLVLFTNRTATGCGYGESATGPFYCPADQRVYIDLGFYNELSGRLGARGQFAQAYVIAHEIGHHVQNLLGTEERMGRGASKTGPTSASVRLELQADCYAGMWAHSTAQRKLLEDGDIESAIGAATAIGDDRLQKMSGGTVSPERWTHGSSQQRVRWFRKGYDTGKLESCDTFSAREL; from the coding sequence ATGCGCTGGGACGAAGATCACGAGAGTCGGGACGTCATCGATCGGCGCGGCGAGGACGACGGGGGAGGAGGAGGACGCGGTCCCGGCTTGCTCGGGTTGCTGCCGCTTCTCGGTCCGCTTCTACGCAGTCCCATCGGCTGGCTCATCTTGCTCGGCATCGGCGGCTACTACGTCGTGACGCAGCTCGGGCTTCTGGGCGGTGGCGGCAGCCGCGCCGTGCATAGCGATCGCGCGCCCGCGGCGGCGCAGGGCGATCCGCAGAAGGAGCTGGTGTCCTTCGTGTCGTTCGTTCTCGACGATGCGCAGGATACGTGGACGAAGGAGTTCGCGGAGCGCAAGGAGCGCTACCAACGCGCGAAGTTGGTGCTCTTCACCAATCGAACCGCGACGGGATGCGGCTACGGCGAGTCGGCCACGGGCCCGTTCTATTGCCCCGCCGATCAACGCGTGTACATCGACTTGGGCTTCTACAACGAGCTATCCGGCCGCCTCGGCGCACGCGGGCAGTTCGCACAGGCGTACGTGATTGCGCACGAGATCGGCCACCACGTGCAAAACCTGCTGGGCACGGAAGAGCGCATGGGCCGCGGCGCCTCGAAGACGGGCCCCACGAGCGCCTCGGTGCGCCTCGAGCTGCAAGCCGACTGCTACGCCGGCATGTGGGCCCACTCCACCGCGCAGCGAAAATTGCTCGAGGACGGCGACATCGAATCCGCCATCGGCGCCGCCACCGCCATCGGCGACGACCGCCTCCAAAAAATGTCCGGCGGCACCGTGAGCCCCGAGCGCTGGACCCACGGCTCCTCCCAACAACGCGTCCGCTGGTTCCGCAAAGGCTACGACACGGGCAAACTCGAATCCTGCGACACCTTCTCGGCCCGGGAACTCTAG
- a CDS encoding pyridoxal phosphate-dependent aminotransferase: MSNLCYDRCALTFSHRSDFDPRPNALTLALERVRAEGRTILDLTVSNPTSAGIPYDDAAILAAFSDPRAMLYEPHAFGLPRAREVVARDVAALAGVDVDPAQVVLTASTSEAYAFLLKVLCDPGDDVLVPQPSYPLFEHLGAFESVKLTPYPLAYDGAWHIDFDGLRRAIGPRTRAVLVVSPNNPTGSFLKRQELTDLAALGLPIVSDEVFATYVLDDDATRARSVLENKDALVFSLGGLSKLAALPQMKAAWTVVSGPLHQEALTRLELIADTFLSVGTPVQHALPALLATRALAHDAILHRTRRNLAALKASLAGAASPATLLRAEGGWYATLRLPRTRSEETWVLELLEHENVYVHPGAFFEFPGEAFIVLSLLTPEPVFAEGIAHIIARVSQA, encoded by the coding sequence GTGTCCAACCTCTGCTATGACCGCTGCGCTTTGACCTTCTCCCACCGCAGCGACTTCGATCCGCGCCCCAATGCCCTTACGCTCGCGCTCGAGCGGGTCCGCGCGGAGGGGCGAACCATTCTCGACCTCACGGTTTCCAATCCCACGAGCGCGGGGATCCCCTACGACGACGCGGCCATCCTCGCCGCATTTTCCGATCCGCGCGCCATGCTCTACGAGCCTCACGCTTTTGGCCTGCCGCGCGCACGGGAGGTGGTCGCGCGGGATGTTGCGGCCTTGGCCGGGGTGGACGTGGACCCGGCCCAGGTCGTGCTGACCGCCAGCACGAGCGAGGCGTACGCCTTTCTTCTCAAGGTGCTCTGCGATCCGGGCGACGACGTGCTCGTTCCGCAGCCGAGCTACCCGCTGTTCGAGCACCTGGGCGCGTTCGAATCGGTGAAGCTCACGCCCTACCCGTTGGCCTACGATGGGGCGTGGCACATCGATTTCGACGGATTGCGCCGCGCCATCGGTCCGCGCACGCGCGCCGTGCTGGTGGTCAGCCCGAACAACCCCACGGGCTCGTTCTTGAAGCGGCAAGAATTGACCGATCTGGCCGCACTGGGCCTGCCCATCGTCTCGGACGAAGTGTTCGCCACGTACGTTCTCGACGACGATGCGACGCGCGCGCGCTCGGTGCTCGAGAACAAGGACGCGCTGGTCTTTTCCCTGGGTGGCCTCTCCAAGCTGGCCGCGCTGCCGCAGATGAAGGCCGCCTGGACCGTCGTGTCGGGCCCATTGCACCAGGAGGCGCTCACCCGCCTCGAGCTCATCGCCGATACGTTTCTCTCGGTAGGAACACCGGTGCAACATGCGCTGCCGGCGCTCCTCGCCACACGCGCCCTCGCCCACGATGCGATTTTGCATCGCACACGTCGCAATTTGGCGGCGCTGAAAGCTTCGCTCGCGGGCGCGGCATCGCCGGCGACGTTGCTGCGTGCCGAGGGCGGTTGGTACGCGACCTTGAGGTTGCCGCGCACCCGCAGCGAGGAAACGTGGGTGCTCGAGCTCCTCGAGCACGAGAACGTCTACGTGCACCCCGGCGCGTTCTTCGAGTTCCCGGGTGAAGCCTTCATCGTGCTGAGCCTTCTCACGCCGGAGCCGGTCTTCGCCGAGGGCATCGCGCACATCATTGCGCGCGTATCACAGGCCTAA
- a CDS encoding succinate dehydrogenase/fumarate reductase iron-sulfur subunit, whose protein sequence is MAEPKARLRVFRGTEEAGDFQTYDVETYPGMVVLDAIHDIQAKQSPDLAVRWNCKAGRCGSCSAEINGKPRLLCMTRMSAFPEGEPITVTPMRAFPIIKDLVTDVSWNFEMAKKIPPFKPRPRDADGHWRMQQMDIDRIQEFRKCIECFLCQDVCHVVRDHQKKEVFSGPRFLIHLATLDMHPLDTLDRRDMIKKDFGVGYCNITKCCTEVCPEHITITDNGIIPLKERVADDHYDPVRWLLRKFTGNPRPNKVPAQPTEAGKTADVSGTHRVDGGHGNKGKA, encoded by the coding sequence ATGGCCGAGCCCAAAGCACGACTGCGCGTCTTTCGTGGCACCGAAGAAGCCGGAGACTTCCAGACCTACGACGTCGAGACCTACCCGGGCATGGTGGTGCTCGATGCCATCCACGACATCCAGGCGAAGCAGTCGCCCGATCTGGCCGTGCGCTGGAACTGCAAGGCTGGGCGATGCGGCTCGTGCAGCGCCGAGATCAACGGCAAGCCGCGACTTTTGTGCATGACGCGCATGAGCGCATTTCCCGAGGGCGAGCCCATCACGGTGACGCCGATGCGGGCTTTCCCCATCATCAAGGACTTGGTCACCGACGTCTCGTGGAACTTCGAGATGGCCAAGAAGATACCGCCCTTCAAGCCTCGCCCGCGTGATGCCGACGGCCACTGGCGCATGCAGCAGATGGACATCGATCGCATTCAAGAATTCCGCAAATGCATCGAGTGTTTCCTCTGCCAGGACGTGTGCCACGTGGTGCGCGACCACCAGAAGAAGGAAGTCTTCTCCGGCCCGCGCTTTCTCATTCATCTGGCGACGCTCGATATGCATCCGCTCGACACGCTCGATCGACGCGACATGATCAAGAAGGACTTTGGCGTCGGTTATTGCAACATCACGAAATGTTGCACCGAGGTTTGTCCCGAGCACATCACCATCACGGACAACGGCATCATTCCGCTGAAAGAGCGCGTGGCCGACGACCACTACGATCCCGTCCGTTGGCTGCTGCGCAAGTTCACGGGCAATCCTCGCCCCAACAAAGTTCCAGCGCAGCCAACGGAAGCGGGCAAAACCGCGGACGTATCTGGAACGCACCGCGTCGATGGCGGCCATGGAAATAAGGGCAAAGCGTAA
- a CDS encoding DUF1232 domain-containing protein: MASPVRRGTVPIGYFAALYRFFRDPNASKIGKLFVVLTLAYIVWPLDFVPDVAPILGWLDDAGLATVALAYLARVAARYRSESLQQLSPASSAPAPGTSAPGTLSP; this comes from the coding sequence ATGGCCAGTCCAGTTCGCAGGGGAACCGTCCCCATCGGATACTTCGCGGCCCTCTATCGGTTTTTCCGCGACCCGAACGCGTCCAAGATCGGCAAGCTGTTCGTCGTTCTGACGCTGGCCTACATCGTGTGGCCGCTCGACTTCGTGCCGGACGTGGCCCCCATCCTGGGTTGGCTGGACGATGCGGGGTTGGCGACGGTGGCGCTCGCCTATCTCGCGCGGGTGGCCGCCCGCTATCGATCCGAATCGCTTCAGCAGCTTAGCCCCGCTAGTTCAGCCCCAGCCCCAGGAACATCAGCCCCAGGAACTCTATCGCCGTGA
- a CDS encoding fumarate reductase/succinate dehydrogenase flavoprotein subunit: protein MAGNYETHEHDVIIIGAGGAGLRAAIEASSMGLNVGLVCKSLLGKAHTVMAEGGVAAALGNVEPKDNWKVHFRDTMKGGRYLNQWRMAQLHAMEAPDRVNELEEWGALFDRTADGRILQRNFGGHKYPRLAHVGDRTGLEMIRTLQQHGIHTGMKVYMECTVTRLLKAGDAVSGAFGYWRESGRFVVFRAKAIVLATGGIGRAFKINSNSWECTGDGQALAYLAGAELMDMEFMQFHPTGMVWPPSVRGTLITEGVRGEGGTLRNKDQKRIMFDYIHPLYANETAPTEEEADRWLALSTSGQMDKNVRRTPDLLPRDIVARAIHAEVKAGRGSPHGGVFLDIATRRTPADIKRKLPAMYHQFKELGDVDITKEPMEVGPTAHYTMGGIRVDSETQQSRVKGLFAAGECAAGMHGANRLGGNSLSDLLVFGRIAGLHAGRYAKEHANLPSLDAGEIQDAAQEALAPFNRHEGPNPFQLHEELKETMQTYVGIIRTEEDLSEGLRQLESLKERSRTIRIDGNRHYNSGWHETIDMRNLLIVSEAMARAALLRKESRGAHARDDFPETDKEHFAKVNIVSRLHGSTMEVAEIDLPPVPAEIKKVLEEE from the coding sequence ATGGCAGGGAATTACGAGACGCACGAACACGATGTCATCATCATTGGCGCAGGGGGAGCGGGTCTGCGCGCGGCCATCGAAGCTTCGTCGATGGGTCTCAACGTCGGCCTGGTATGCAAGTCGCTGCTCGGCAAAGCGCACACCGTGATGGCCGAGGGCGGCGTCGCCGCGGCACTGGGCAACGTCGAGCCGAAGGACAACTGGAAGGTCCACTTCCGCGACACGATGAAGGGCGGGCGCTACCTCAATCAATGGAGGATGGCGCAGCTCCACGCCATGGAGGCGCCCGACCGCGTGAACGAGCTGGAAGAGTGGGGGGCGCTGTTCGATCGAACGGCGGACGGGCGCATCCTTCAGCGCAACTTCGGCGGCCACAAGTACCCGCGCCTCGCCCACGTGGGCGATCGCACCGGGCTCGAGATGATCCGCACCCTGCAGCAGCACGGCATCCACACGGGCATGAAGGTGTACATGGAGTGCACCGTCACGCGTCTCTTGAAGGCGGGCGACGCCGTTTCGGGTGCCTTCGGCTACTGGCGCGAGAGCGGCCGCTTCGTGGTCTTTCGCGCCAAGGCCATCGTGCTCGCCACCGGCGGCATCGGGCGCGCGTTCAAGATCAACTCCAATTCGTGGGAGTGCACCGGCGACGGGCAGGCGCTCGCGTACTTGGCCGGCGCCGAGCTCATGGACATGGAGTTCATGCAGTTTCATCCCACCGGCATGGTGTGGCCGCCGTCGGTGCGCGGCACCTTGATCACCGAGGGCGTGCGCGGCGAGGGCGGGACGCTGCGCAACAAAGACCAGAAGCGCATCATGTTCGACTACATCCATCCGCTGTACGCCAACGAAACGGCGCCGACGGAGGAGGAGGCCGATCGCTGGCTGGCGCTGAGCACCTCGGGGCAGATGGACAAGAACGTGCGCCGCACGCCCGACCTGCTTCCGCGCGACATCGTGGCCCGCGCCATCCACGCCGAGGTAAAGGCGGGCAGGGGAAGCCCCCATGGCGGTGTCTTTTTGGACATTGCCACGCGCCGCACGCCGGCGGACATCAAGCGAAAGCTCCCGGCGATGTACCACCAGTTCAAAGAACTGGGCGACGTGGACATCACCAAGGAGCCCATGGAGGTGGGGCCCACGGCGCACTACACCATGGGTGGCATCCGCGTCGATTCGGAGACGCAGCAGTCGCGCGTGAAGGGACTTTTCGCCGCTGGCGAGTGCGCGGCGGGCATGCATGGGGCGAATCGGCTCGGCGGCAATTCGCTGTCCGACCTTCTCGTCTTCGGGCGCATCGCCGGCCTGCACGCGGGGCGTTATGCCAAGGAGCACGCGAACCTTCCGTCACTCGACGCGGGCGAAATTCAAGATGCCGCGCAGGAGGCGCTCGCCCCGTTCAATCGGCACGAGGGGCCGAATCCGTTCCAGCTCCACGAAGAGCTGAAGGAGACGATGCAGACCTACGTCGGCATCATTCGCACGGAGGAGGACTTGAGCGAGGGGTTGCGTCAGCTGGAGAGCCTCAAAGAGCGCTCGCGCACCATCCGCATCGATGGCAACCGGCACTACAACTCGGGCTGGCACGAGACCATCGACATGCGCAACCTGCTCATCGTCTCCGAGGCAATGGCCCGCGCCGCACTGCTTCGCAAAGAGAGCCGCGGAGCCCACGCCCGCGACGACTTTCCCGAAACCGACAAGGAGCACTTCGCCAAGGTGAACATCGTGTCGCGCCTTCACGGAAGCACGATGGAGGTCGCAGAAATCGATCTTCCGCCCGTTCCCGCCGAGATCAAGAAAGTCCTCGAGGAAGAATAA
- a CDS encoding type 1 glutamine amidotransferase domain-containing protein, with amino-acid sequence MSKRILMIVTSHDRLGNTDKKTGFWLEELAAPYRIFTEAGAQVDIASPKGGKAPADPGSAAEASDDVRWFLGNAESAKKLESTLRLADAPSNYDAYFLVGGHGVMWDLAVDEQSAKLLGSAFDQGKVVAAVCHGPGGLANVRTADGKPLVQGRRVTGFSDEEEKAVKLETVVPFMLETRLRELGGRYERGAMWSSFAVRDGKLVTGQNPQSSALTARETLVALG; translated from the coding sequence ATGTCCAAGCGAATTCTCATGATCGTCACGAGCCACGACCGCCTCGGGAACACCGACAAGAAGACCGGTTTCTGGCTCGAAGAGCTGGCCGCGCCCTACCGCATTTTCACGGAGGCCGGCGCCCAAGTCGATATCGCGTCCCCCAAGGGCGGAAAGGCTCCCGCCGATCCGGGCAGCGCCGCGGAGGCATCGGACGACGTGCGCTGGTTCCTCGGGAACGCGGAGTCGGCGAAGAAGCTCGAGTCGACGTTGCGCCTGGCGGACGCGCCGTCGAACTACGATGCGTACTTCCTGGTGGGCGGGCACGGTGTGATGTGGGATCTCGCCGTGGACGAGCAGAGCGCGAAGCTGCTGGGGAGCGCCTTCGATCAGGGCAAGGTCGTCGCGGCCGTATGCCATGGGCCGGGTGGCTTGGCGAACGTGCGCACGGCCGATGGCAAGCCCCTCGTGCAAGGCCGCCGCGTGACCGGCTTCTCCGACGAAGAGGAGAAGGCCGTGAAGCTCGAGACGGTGGTGCCCTTCATGCTCGAGACGCGGCTGCGCGAGCTCGGAGGCCGCTACGAGCGCGGAGCGATGTGGTCCTCGTTTGCCGTCCGCGATGGAAAGCTGGTCACGGGGCAGAATCCACAGTCGTCCGCGCTCACGGCCCGCGAAACGCTCGTTGCGCTGGGCTGA
- a CDS encoding S9 family peptidase, translating into MIRRSALVMLPCFVAACAGDPPPQAVAPTSTSAKAPVAQPAPVPVVERAPISTDFPLQYAKTQRFSLGEPKRMTPTEDGKRVLFLRATPQDARNALWEVDVATGQTRELLRPDTLVAGPEVLSAEEKARRERQRIRGGGFTFFEANGDASVIVVSLSGKLYVWKRATGKARELATGPGVIDPHLSPDAKKLAYVRNNDVYVISVEGDAAAKPVAITRGGTETNPHGVADFMAQEEFSRQRGFWWSPDGNEIVYEDADLSKVEKWTLADPGKPEQPPQIVAYPKTGKAHAIVHLAVAQVKAPQQPARKIKWDAERYPYLVSVVWSKNAPLTLYVVDREYRHGSVVAVDGKSGNAKELLTEEDKWWLGEEPSVPRWLPDGSGFLWSSERSGSWELELRGRDGAKVVTVAPKSLGYRSLVGIDAAKKVAYVRASSEPIRDEIWAAPWGGGSPQSVSKNTDSLVYANFGESSRVYAQYEGTQKGEHHFSVRSVDGAVNIPVPSVAEEPPFKTNIEYTKIGKDDYRVAILRPQKFDKARRYPIIDYIYAGPGSYQVHSDARRYIEQQWLADVTDAIVVAIDVRGTARRGHDWERTPHNYGELAVDGHAEAILELAKKYPEMDGTRAGLYGWSGGGYATAFAVLRRPDVFKAGVAGAPVADLRDYDALMERFIGLEPNNDAYDKQSLLTWAARPPSAAAPARPLLLIHGTADDNVYLVHSLRFAEAMARAGRPMEFMPLIGQTHMVSDPEAAAAVAKRTAEFFREHL; encoded by the coding sequence ATGATCCGTCGATCCGCTCTTGTCATGCTTCCGTGCTTCGTTGCTGCGTGTGCGGGAGATCCTCCGCCGCAGGCCGTGGCGCCTACTTCAACGTCGGCCAAGGCGCCGGTGGCGCAGCCTGCGCCGGTGCCTGTGGTCGAGCGGGCGCCCATTTCAACGGACTTTCCGCTTCAATATGCGAAGACGCAGCGCTTTTCGCTCGGGGAACCGAAGCGCATGACGCCGACGGAGGATGGCAAGCGCGTTCTCTTCTTGCGTGCGACCCCGCAGGATGCGCGCAATGCGCTGTGGGAGGTCGACGTTGCGACGGGGCAGACGCGCGAGTTGCTGCGTCCGGACACGTTGGTGGCGGGGCCCGAAGTTCTCTCGGCCGAGGAAAAGGCGCGGCGTGAGCGGCAACGCATTCGCGGAGGAGGGTTCACCTTTTTCGAGGCCAATGGCGATGCCTCGGTCATCGTCGTGTCGCTTTCGGGAAAGCTTTACGTCTGGAAGCGCGCCACCGGCAAAGCACGCGAACTCGCCACCGGGCCGGGGGTCATCGATCCGCACCTCTCGCCCGACGCGAAGAAGCTCGCCTACGTGCGCAACAACGACGTGTACGTCATCTCCGTCGAAGGCGACGCGGCGGCGAAGCCCGTGGCCATCACGCGCGGCGGAACGGAGACGAATCCGCACGGTGTGGCCGATTTCATGGCGCAGGAAGAATTTTCGCGACAGCGCGGTTTTTGGTGGTCCCCCGACGGCAACGAAATCGTCTACGAGGACGCCGATCTCTCCAAGGTCGAGAAATGGACGCTCGCGGATCCGGGCAAGCCCGAGCAGCCCCCGCAGATCGTCGCCTACCCGAAGACGGGAAAGGCGCACGCCATCGTTCACCTGGCCGTGGCGCAGGTGAAGGCGCCGCAGCAGCCTGCGCGCAAGATCAAATGGGATGCGGAGCGCTACCCGTACCTCGTCTCGGTGGTCTGGTCGAAGAACGCGCCGCTCACGCTGTACGTGGTCGACCGCGAGTACCGGCATGGGTCCGTCGTGGCCGTCGATGGAAAGAGCGGCAACGCCAAGGAGCTGCTCACCGAAGAAGACAAATGGTGGCTCGGCGAGGAGCCTTCCGTCCCGCGCTGGCTTCCCGATGGCAGCGGCTTTCTCTGGTCCAGCGAGCGCAGTGGCAGCTGGGAGCTCGAGCTGCGCGGACGCGACGGCGCGAAGGTCGTCACCGTTGCGCCGAAGTCCTTGGGGTACCGCAGCCTGGTCGGCATCGACGCGGCGAAGAAGGTCGCGTACGTGCGGGCCTCCTCCGAGCCCATTCGCGACGAGATTTGGGCCGCACCCTGGGGTGGAGGCTCGCCGCAGTCCGTTTCGAAGAATACCGACAGCCTCGTCTACGCGAACTTCGGCGAGAGCTCGCGCGTGTACGCCCAATACGAGGGGACGCAAAAGGGCGAGCACCACTTCTCGGTTCGCAGCGTGGATGGGGCGGTGAACATCCCCGTTCCGTCGGTGGCCGAGGAGCCTCCGTTCAAGACGAACATCGAGTACACGAAGATCGGCAAGGACGACTACCGCGTTGCGATTCTCCGGCCGCAAAAGTTCGACAAGGCTCGGCGCTACCCGATCATCGACTACATCTACGCGGGACCTGGCTCGTACCAGGTGCACTCCGATGCGCGTCGCTACATCGAACAGCAATGGCTTGCCGACGTCACCGACGCCATCGTGGTGGCCATCGACGTGCGCGGCACCGCACGCCGCGGCCATGACTGGGAGCGCACGCCGCACAATTACGGCGAGTTGGCGGTCGACGGCCACGCCGAGGCCATCCTCGAGCTCGCGAAGAAGTACCCGGAGATGGACGGAACGCGCGCGGGCCTGTACGGCTGGTCCGGCGGCGGATATGCGACCGCGTTTGCCGTGCTTCGCCGTCCCGATGTCTTCAAGGCCGGTGTCGCCGGCGCCCCCGTGGCCGATCTGCGCGACTACGACGCGCTGATGGAGCGCTTCATCGGGCTCGAGCCCAACAACGACGCGTACGACAAGCAGTCCCTGCTCACGTGGGCCGCGCGCCCGCCGAGTGCGGCGGCGCCGGCGCGACCCCTCTTGCTCATCCACGGTACGGCCGACGACAACGTCTACCTCGTGCACTCGCTCCGATTCGCCGAAGCGATGGCCCGCGCAGGCCGCCCCATGGAGTTCATGCCGCTCATCGGCCAGACCCACATGGTCTCGGATCCCGAAGCCGCAGCCGCCGTCGCCAAACGCACCGCGGAATTCTTCCGCGAGCACCTCTAG